The Prinia subflava isolate CZ2003 ecotype Zambia chromosome 7, Cam_Psub_1.2, whole genome shotgun sequence genome includes the window CATCAACCACTTCCCCTAATGGTTGTCACTCCAGACTCCATTCCTTGAAATAATGTTTTGATACCTTCCGTGTGATTCTTGCTGTGTTTAGTGTCAGAGTTCCAGCGAGTAAAGTATAACACAATTCTTAGTCTGGCTCAATTAGTAATTAAAAGCACTAAAAAGTCATTCTCCCTAGCCCTTCCTCTGATTGCTTCTTTAAAGGGTCTTTAAAGTTTTGGTGGTCCCTAGCATGCTCTTCATCAAGCATGCCTTTAAacagtattaaacactttgaCTAGTCTTGTAGTTCTTATAAAATTGCTAGTCAGAACACGTTTAGAATGTGAGAAGAGTACTTCTGACTCTGCAACCCACTGGGAACATGCTCATGTTAAGTGTTCCATCCTGAAAAATTACCATTTATAAGGTAAGCAGGGGTCTCTTATTTACAGGTGAGCTTAAGGATGAGTACTACCTCAGCTGTGCAACACAACCAGCATGCAATGAGAAGAGCTAGAAACACTAGCAATTAATACTATCAGTAATGAAGCAGTCATTCATTggcttttctgggttttttttttcctctcatgaACATAGTAGCAGGTGGTGGGAATGTCAGAGCGCACATTTAACTTCTTGTTGCATGGTTGTTTCTTCAGCTAATGAAGCCTTTTGAGAATACTTTTCAAACTACTTTTACAGAATGGAAACCAGTGTTGTGGACTTGATACTATGTTGGCTatatgtgaatattttttttaaaaaaaccaaagctcTGGAGCCCCTCATAGGGTATTGTAATAATTATTAGTTTTACTAGTCTGCTTAAAGTTACAGTCCAGAATTCTGAATACTGTGCAGCTGTGAATGATTATTTTCAGTTAGCTTCTTACTACCTCAGAGAGGACAATTCGTAACTATTAGCAGGAGCTCTTAACAGCTTAGAAAACTTTGTAACACCCTAAGTGTAAACTAGCTAGTCATTAACAAGAGGGATTTTGGACTTctagatttgttttctttatctcaaaaaagagaaagaaaaggcaagcCTATAAGAAAAATCTGGGGGTAATACACCTATCTTACCTGGTGAATGCCTATTTGTCAGAGAGAGGTGAATATGAGTAATTGGAAATTAAGAGTGATGGGACAAAGCCTAAAAATACTTGTCTGATGCCAGCACCTTCTTAAGAACCATCTGGCATAATATCCCTTTATAAGTAGCAGTCATCTAAGGAGATGTATAAAACAAAGACACGTGTAATGATAGTTCCCCAGAATATACTTTCAAATCACAGCAACTGAGACAAAATTGTTTGGTATTTAATAGTCCAGTAGGCTAAAAAAAAGTAATACTGGCTGGAAAATGATGACTTCTGGAATCAGTGCATGGTTCTGGTCCTGTACTAGTTTCTGCAGTAAGTTCAGTAAGAAATACTTGGTTAGGCACATGAAAAATGTACCTCATTTTctatttgaaatgaaaacttgCTGGGTTTATTGTAGACTTAAGTACTTTTTGTCTTGGAATGATTAGTCTGTTTCTTATTGCTGTCTGGATCTTCTGTCCACATGGGATAGTTGTAATTTTTTGTAACTTCAGATTGTGTGAAGATGATCTAGAGGCAAAATTTGTGGTTTTCCCTTGGTCCAGCTGATTATCTTCTAGAAGTTATTCTTGGCCTGACCTTGTTTTTGCTTGGGAAGAGGTTTGTTGTTGAAAGTTTGTAGAAGTCTGCCAAAAGAACCTTTTTCTCTCATTAGTGCAGGAAGGAAACTTGTTGCAGTACTAATAATAAAACTTGTCTGGTTTTACAGCTAAAGATTTCTGAGTTTtagtgaaggaaaaatatttactgaaggaattaattttgtttctattttagTTTTGGAAACCTTTGAAAACAGCCTCCTTTTTGGAGGTCTTCCAAATTTTAAACTGCTGCCTAGAACGTAAATATATTGTTCAAAGAAACTTGAAAGTGATGTTTCTGTCCTGTTGACATAACCCCTACCTCCAGTTGTGGAAATTATGTCACTCTCTTACTCAGTCCTCTGTAGCCCCAGAAGAATAATTCTCTGACTATTGTGAAAGCTTTATAAGATTGGTGCAACTTAGTAATATACTGGGAGTTGAATGTATTTTCTGGCTTTTCTAAATGCACAGGCTCATGTAACTGCATCTCTCATACATTTAACAGCATATATTTAAAATCAAGTGTGACCCAATAACAGTTGCAGTAGAAATAgtaaaaacagtgaaagaacCCTTAATGTGATGGTTCTTAGctcttggttgttttttttttttcttgttcaatTTCCAGTTTCTGGCTTTACTGGTTATGAGAAGGCATGTGGACAGCATAACATGGGCCTGGTAGAAGCCAATACTGAGCTTTCTTTTGCAAGTGTTTGGTCCTTTGTGATTTGTCTGCATGGGAAAGTTTGTGTGCTGTAAGTTAGGCTGTAAACTTGTAGGGCATTAGCTGTTGTATAGAAAATTCTGTGTAGACATTTAGTGCATatggaaaacatttccattcAGCAATGATTGCTGCATGTTGAAGGTACTGCACTCCGTTATTTCTGTGGGGAGGTCATTCACACGGAGGTGAGCACATAGCACCAAGTTTACTATGAAGTTGTGCTGTGAAACTTGGTCTGTTTTAATTCTCACATGGGTGcaagggagaagaaaacaacttttttaaAGTCTGATCTTCAAAACAAGCAGTGGAAAACCTCTTAATGTTGTCTGCACATGCAGGTCTCTAAATGATCTCAAACCCACACCAGAATTCAACATCTGTTTAAGAAGTCAGGGCAGCAGGCAGTTTCTTAGTAGGTAGGTATATAAATTATGCAACTTGCTGTTATTCCTAGGAGCAAACAGGAAGTTCTTGCAGAGATCCTCATGTTTTTTCAGAGCTTGATTGTGAATGACACAGAAACTGTGCTCTTCTCAGCTGTGTTGGTAACACATTAGGTAATCTGCTCATGTGTACCTTATAAACACTGAAACCCTAAGGTGCTGTCTGTCCAGAAAGAGCTATTGTGTTATGATGGAATGAGGCAGGATGGTCCATTGCTACCTGGCCTATCTCAAATCATGGAGAAACACACGactgttttttcctgcttgtgaAGTCTGGCACCTTTTAATGAGCAGTAAAGTCACTCTAATATTAAAGCTGGATGTTTTTATGGCTGACTGTGTCTTGTGTATTCTGGGGGTGGGAgaatcctgcagcagcagtgagccaTTCTGAGGCCcagaggacagagctgctgggttttACTTGGCGGTTCTGCTGCCTTTAAGAGCACACAGCGCGCTCCTACAACCATAAGACTGTTCCTATCTGTGCATGTAAACACATAAATGAGCTGTTTTATACTGGCAGTTAGATACCCCAGAGAGTTGTGAAGCTGTGAGATACTGCTTCACTAAGGGTGGTTGCAATGGCTTGGCCCACAGCCTAGGGCTTTGTTGCCTGCAATAGGTGTTAGCAAATGGCAGTGCTAATGCACTTAATGATATCATTACTAATCGGCAGCCTGGTCAGAACAATTGACCTTCATTGATCTTGGCATTTCTGcttgtatttctttctcttgccCTTTATGATAAGCTGTGCAAGCTATTTGCCTTTGAAAAGATGTAAGCAGTTATACTGTAACACTTTAATTTTACTTTGaccaatttattttaattatcagTATTATGAATTGTTTCTTCCCTTGTTATTATCAGTGTGCCATGCCGAATTGAATGCCATCATGAACAAAAACTCAGCTGATGTGAAAGGCTGCAGCATGTATGTTGCCTTATTTCCATGTAATGAATGTGCAAAGCTCATCATCCAGGCAGGTAAGCAGTAGTGCCAGCTTGCTTTTCAGGGTTGCAGTGCTGCCTGCTCACTGGTTTCTTCTAACAGATGTATTTGATGTTAAATTGCTGATGTTAGATCTAAATTAATTGCACTGTCAACCTCATAAGATGCtacttgtggggttttttgcatctGAATGGTGCCAAATTTTTCTGGTGCTAATTGCATCTACTGTGATTTTAAACGTGCTTCTAATTTAGGTTTGTAACTTCTTAGACCAGGAGCTGCCAAGGAACAACACAGGCATTGCATATAATTACTGTCAATTTTACTGTGCTCTGGCACATTGAATATAGTAGGGCAGAAGGAAATAAACTTCTGCATGACAAAAGGTCTGTTGGGAGTATAtacatgaaattttaatttgaatgtGATGCATGGAAGATATttgaagattttaaaatatctttgctCATAAATATCATAAGATTTCTATGATCCTACTTTAATTATGTCTTTCATTGCAATTATTATAAATCTGTGCCACCGCAGCAAGTGTGCTGGCCTAAATGTGTCTCCTTTTTTGAGATTAGGCAGTATGTGCAGCACGCTTCAGTTCTGTAAAAATCTCTGCTTAAAGAAGCATGTGTTTTGCTCACGAATGAAGTCATGCTGTCCCAGCATAGATTTCTCTTCTGGGGAGTGTCTCTCACTACTAATGGCCACAGGAATACAGGAAGAGAGCGGCAAACAGGACACTTCTTTATTTTGGTTCTGTGTGGTTTGAAATGAAGAGGGAAAGATGATGGGGTTCGGCATTTGTGCTGCATACAATTCTTACAGAATCAAAATCAAATGGTCTTCAAGATTGGCTGCTTGTTCTCAATGTAGTCATTCACCCTATTCCTTATGCACTTAGGTCAGCACTAAATTGCAATGTATTGATATTCATGCTATCTGGCAAACACAGGAAGATGTTGATCAGCTGCGAAACGCTTGTGAATGCtctttatatttctttatatttctatatttaatAGCCTTTATATTTCTCCCCTGCCTAAGTCATTTCGGCAGAGATCATTCAGCAATTTTACACAGTATCCATTTGTGAGTAGAGGTGTACCAAGGAGTTGTAGAGCATGTGGATAAATGCTGCCCCTTCTGATTTTGTGCACCAGACATTACTATTTTTTAGTGTAATTCTAACATTTTTGTATGTGACTTCTTTAGGCATAAAGGAAGTTATTTTCATGTCTGACAAGTATCATGACACTACAGAAATGACAGCTGCACGGCGGATGTTTGATTTGGCAGGTATTATATACAGGTGAGAGAATTAGCTTTATTTTTACTCTGGAATGGAAGAAAGGGGGTGTGAAAGAGACTAACTTCAGggcaaatgctttttttttctttcagtcatgTAGCATTTTATTCCTCTGTAGTGTTTGTAGAAGATTTGCTCTGTAGAAAGACTGGGCTGACAGACTGTTGTACCATTCTTTTGTCTTGTATATGGTTAAAGGTCAGTTTTGAAACTTTTTGTATGAGAAAATGGTCCATGACTCATTTTGTTCTTGGAATGCAAGTGAAATTGCCAAGGAGGTGGTTATTTGTTACACTGTATTTGGAAGAGTCTTCCTTGACCCTGCTTGGAGCAGGAGGTAGGGCTAGATGATCTCCTGAAGTCTCTTGCAACCTGAAGTGTCCTGTGATCATATGAGTTGGACTGAAACAACCAATTTTTTTGGAGCTGTTTTTGTGGATTACTCTCCTCCCTTATTGAAACTTCAGCATCTTTTTGTTGCAGTCCATTTGGGAAGGTCTCAAACAAGCCACCCATAATTAATTCTTGGTACCTATAGGTGTTCATCTCCTTTGGTCAGCTTTTAGGTGAGGAAAGGGTAAAACTTGGAATATTTGCCTTAAGATAATGATaatctgaaaaatgtttcaagaGTGGGGTTTTTAAAGACACAGAGATACCTAAAGACAATCTTTTCAACAGCGAGTTTGATAGGAGTAACCTGCTGTGGATGAGGTTAATTATGTAGTCAGAGAGGCTTTGCAACTCTAAAAAGTTTTTACAGTGTTAATATAAAGACTTTGAAAAATTTGCAAACATAACAATTctgataaataaaattttaggatgaaaGATACCTACTGAGCTCAGAAACATCCATGGAAGAACACAGCAGTACTGAAATTCAGTTTTAGTCCTTCAGTGTATTTTCTGTCTACTAAGACTATTTGACTAAGAAGCATAAATCATTCTCTTGCAAGTCAAATCTTGTAACTTCTCCAGGGTGAGAAATGTTTCTTGCATTTCAGATCGCTGTTTGGAACAAAGTGTTCAGAGTTTCTGTGGTCAGCAGCATGTGCTTTCCTGTTTGACTGTTACTTATCCTTGTATCGATTGCTGAGGATGTAGGTGGTACTTAATGAATCTCTTGAACTCAACTGCAGAGCTTAATTAGGCACTAAATCCACACTATTTGCATAATCTTTTGTTTGCTGGTAGACTGGAAAATATATGCTCAGTCCCTGTGTACCTTCCTTGCTAATTGCTGTAGCAGATGCTGTAATGATaataaaaggaaacattttgtgGCAGTATTAATTTTAGAGTTCTAAAGTTGCAATTTTTAAATGATTCCCTTTTAACTAGTTTGGGTTTTACCCAGTATGGCATAATGTGATCTATTCCCCtgccacagaaaatattttattatgctGACATAAAGCTTGAAAGTGTTTTTCTAAAACTTGGCAGGCAAAAATTGATCAAAATATCAATACTATCAAAATGTATTCCAAATACCTTTTTTATATGCATATGTATACAgaagatttaaatattttttctggatACCTCTATCTCTACTTAGatctttaaatatatattaaaaatatttgaaataataatatatatgaACAAAAATCACAGACCTGGTAATATGATGCCACCACCTGCAGCTAAGTTGTTAAAGTCCTTTGACTCCTGGGTAATTTATAAATTCCAGTAGCTGAAGAATGTACAGGGTAACCCACCCCATGTGTCTTTTTGTCTTAGTCTTTCTTGTCCAGGTTTCTCTCAGTGTGGTGCACTATAATTGGCTcccaaagagaagaaaactaCGAGAATCCAAGGATGTGTTTCTTGGGagttttttattccttcaaaaATTTAGCTGGAACTAAAGCAAGCAAAATGTTTTAACTACTTACTAACTAATATCcgtatttttctctcttttttttaggGAATTCAAGCCAAAGTGTAATAAGATCATCATCGACTTTGATTCAATTAACAGCAGACCAAGTCAAAAGCTCCTGTGAATTATGTCTCATTAAGTCTTTAGAAGAGTGTGATTATCCTGTTCTAAAAAGCTGCTAAGGCCTTTCATCTTGAAGTTACTTGCAACTTTTTAATGGTTTCTGTAGCTAAAGTAGACTTATAAGAAATCCAAGGCATAAAATGTCCCGCTCACTTCATCTTGTCATGTGGAATCTAAATCTACTTAAAATTTTTTATGCCTTTATCAAAATTGCTTAAAAAATGGAGACACGTAGatgaaacaaaataagaaaactgTTCTGGTTCCTCCTGTATTCATCACCACATGCTCTGATGGGCTGTCAGCATAGATTTAGCCTCAGTTTAACAGCAATACTTGTAACCACTAGTACGGTAGAATATGCTAATATATGTTGATCTCTCTGTTGGATATGTGGATCTTAAGAGTTGATCctaataaagaacaaaaaatgttaTCCGTGCAAATGCTAATCTTCCAACTAGCATAACACTaatatttaaaaagcttttacaGCTTTAGGAATGTGTGGCATTCTGCTTGTTACCCAACAAATGAAATGCTGACTTTTCTTTTAGTTGCCATCTGACATTGCCATACTTGGGGAGGGTTGAGAGAGGAAGCTGTTCCGAGAATTCTCCATGCCTAAGTGAGCTTTACGAGTGCTTTcaaatccttgtttttcccaAGACTCCAGAACTGAAGGAGCTTGAGGGAGTAAATAATTTGGCACTTTACCTCTGGGACTTTTACACTGAGTTTGTTTTCATGTGTAAAAGAAAATCATTTTATTGGTCTAAGCTGTTCCTAGATAATCCAACATAGCTCAGTCCTTAACTCCACCTGTAAGGTAATTCAATCATTTTTTGTCCTTTGAGAGAAATTGGAGATATTCAACCCATATTCATGTCTGTGCCAAAAGATGTAATTATGGTGTTAGCTTGTTTCCCAGTGCTGACATAGTACCTCCATTTTCATAAATGTTGCCTAAAATAAtatcctttttaattttatcttgaGATCTGGGAATAGATTTGAGTTCCTTTTctctaatttgatttttaaaaattaaatatgccTAATGGCTTTGTTTAGATAACATtggtggttgtttgttttgttgggggttttgtttgtttgttttttaatgtggtTATACTTCAatgagcttttattttctctacaaAAGCTTTGTTTCATATTTTGGGACATTATGTAATTTGGCTTCGTACCAGTATTATTAAAGTCTTATTAAAATCCACTACACTGAAGTAGACTCATTATTATAATATTAAGTCATGCACTTGGCTCCAGAGCGCTGCTGTTTTTGCAATCATATGGAAAGCATATTTTGTGCATTTGTGATATTACATAAAGTATAATGTTCATGAACCATTTGACTACCAAAGGGATCACCGTAATGTATTATGTCTTAATTTATAAGATAATTTatgagtttctttttcttacagCTGTTTTCCAGGTCAAAATTGGTCTGTGTCTTAgtgccagaaaaagaaatttgcatATATGTGTATTGGGGGGGGGAGCATGAAAcctgaaaaattactttaataaaaTGTCACTAAGCCAGTTTTTGCACATCTTTTTCTTTGGTCTGAATTTAAGTAGAAGCATTTTGACAATAGCACTGAGGGGAGAGAAGAAGCAgagtttttgggttttgcagCAAAATTGCTATTTTCTTCATATATAATTTCTAATCTAAGGTCAGATTTAAAATGTATATAcattgtatatatatatactgtaAGTGTTTCATGTTAGCCTTGGATACTGTGAATATGTAATGTGCATTAAAACTTGAAAGTTTTTTCAACTAATGTCCAGATGTTTCTAGGAAagtactttttcttttatgaacGTGTTTTCCCTCAGGACTTTCCTGGTTGTGTAACAAAAAACCAGTACTGGGGAAAAAGACAGGATTTTAGAGTTCTCCTGGTCAGGTTTTGATCTCATAGAGGAACACGTACAGGATATCAGAGTAACAGTCAGTTAACTCAGGCCAGCAAGTGGACTCTAATTTCTGGTGCAACTTtgtggaaagggaaaaagcatATGTACAACTCTTGAGACACTGTGTGCTTCATTTGAGGGTAATGTTTTAGAGAAAATCTTCAAGAAGTTTTGATCCTAACTTTGTGCATGTCCAAAACTCTGTACACTTCcaaggtttttggttttgttttaatggtTCAGGAGATAGTGCTTTGACTTATAAAGAGCACTTAATagaggaaacaaagaaaacagctAAATAGAATAAActatttctgctgctgaagctcAAGTTTGAGATGAATGGAACCGTTTGGAATGGAAGGATTTCTAGAGGGTATTTAGTCTTACGTGCTGAAAGTACCATTGACTTACAGGTTAGATCCAGTTGCTCAGGCCTTGACCAGGCGAGTGCCTACGAGAACAGAGGTTTTGCAGCCTTTTTGGTCAGCCATTCCAATTCCTGATGCTCACTGACTCTCCTCCTCTGTGACACAGGCACTGCAACAGGATCCACTTAATGTATGCAGGGATCCAGGTGGGTCCTGTTCTTCCAAGCTGCCTTCCATCCATCCACTGGGCACTCAGCCAGCTGGGAGTTGTTCTGTTCCTGGTGCAGGACTTCAAGTTTCCCTCAGCTCATTCCTCCAGCCACTACTGCAGCTGTACCGCTGGCCCTGTGATCCTGGTGGTTCGCCCACGTGAAACTGCACAGCTCCttctggggctgccagcaccaCTGCCACGGTAACGGGGAATGGGAACTGCCTGCAGCCTCAGGCCTGCTTGGAAAATCTGGTACAGCAACCCGAAAGGAAACTTCAGGGAGCACTTGGGTAGTTTCCTTGGTACTTTAACTAGAACAAGTCACAATAAAATGCTAGGATCCTATCCAGTTCAATATAATGCTGTCTTAACAGTTAAATCTAAACCCTGCCAGCACCTAGATTTTCCTTACAAATATTAGACCATTCCCTTGTCAGAAAACCCAAGGAACTGGCGGTCTTATTTACATAAATTTCATTTAAGAAAGGATGTTTTCACAGGCTGGCATACTGAGTAAAAGCATAATCTGCATCTTTGAAGCTTTGATCACTGGCTGCATTTTATTGCTTTGTATATTAGGAATATTTTCACAAAGATTACAAAAAGTGTGCTGTGACCAGTACAGTTGTTCTGATTTCTCAAATAGCTTGTGATAACACTGGCAAAAGCTCAGCCTGAAAGCTCCATGTACATAACTGCAGAAGCTGCAGTAGTTCATCAGCTAACAAAATGAATCTTGTGGGGATTTTGAGCTGTTGACAACAagcaaaaagaatgaaaattctGGCTCACCACCCTTGGCTTTTCTCTCTGAAGCTGAGTCATAGGAGTCTCTATGCAAGTGAGTGAGGTGGGACAAGCACAGAGGCCTTAGCCCATGCCCTGAAGCAGCAATTGCGGGGACTGGGGCTGACTCTCACCTGGTGCCTGGGATAAGGTTATGAGCTGccgctggggctgtggggagcaggtgGGCATTAGGGAGCCAGGAAatggctgtggagcagcatGAGACTCATgaaggagcaggcagcagtgctctAGAAACCCAAAAGGGTTGGTTTGAGTTGCTGCTGCAATGGGAGCACTTTAGAATGAAGTACAGAAGTGACCACAGCTGAAaggccatttttttttttgtagctgttTCTTCTCAGTTGCAGGTAAGAAAAAGATTTATATAATAGAAAGCTGAAAGTGTGAGGTACCAACTCTTCTTCTCTTCAGTGGTGATGGCTCAAAGGGTTTGCACCACTATAGTTTCTTTTAGCAGATTTATCTCCCCTTTAAAATCCAGGTTTATCTAATGTAAAACTCTCTCTGATTTGAGAACAGAGGGGTAAAACTTGTTTCAAGTGCTTAGTCTGCATCTACTTCGTGGTCTTAGCCTTGGGAACTATTGAAAGGTATAGTGcaaaagcactgaaaagagCTGACTGTCTAAGAAACCCTACATGAAACTTCTAAATCcgttttcccttccttttacACTTAATGCACCTGATTGCTTTCTTTGGTTAGAAAGAAATggggggaggggtgggggatgggaaggaaagagggaaaaaattcatGAACTGTCTCTGTCtcattcaaaaaaaacccctgccttcctggcatTTACAGCTCAGTTTAACAGCAGTGAAAGCTTTAATGAAGCATGAGGTTAATCAAGCTACGGAAGAGTGCAgctttgcactttttttttttttttttttgagtaagAGTTTAATCGCAGCAGCTTGCTTCCTCACATTGCTCATCTCATCTTCAGGAGCAGTGGATTTATGTCGTCTGAATGCTTCAAAGACACTGATGCGGCTGAGCTTTGAAcccctttcctgctgaggaagTATCCCAGGAGGAAGGTGCCGTGGGCAGCTCCACGCCTGGGAGGCACCACCAGATAATTGTGGCGGGAGGGCGGCTGCCTGTCACTCTGAATAACAAACGAGAAGGGCACCATCCTTCTCTGAACTGTGCAGCAGAAGGGCAGCACTTAAAACGGAGATATGTGTGACAGGGCACATGAATTACCATCATTTGTTTTGTGCATCTAGTTgcttgggttttggttttggttttttttctttctttttaggAGGAATTAGGAGTAGAGGCTGGAATGGCAAACTGCTACATCTGTCTTATATGCTTCAAGATATGTGCTGGAAAATCTTGCCTCTGCCAGGGCACTTCTCCTGCTAAATATgaggcaaaagaaagaaaatcaagctCAATGTGCTGGATTTTTAGTTGTTGACATTATTTACTGTGCTCTTAAAAACCCCTGCCCTGAGAAGAATGATCATAATGTGCTCCAACAGCAAAATATGCATAATAAAGAAGCAATTGCCTACAGTTTCCTGGGATTTCTTGCTCAGTTCCGTACCTCCATACTCCTTCATTGTTTCAAGCTAATGCGTACTTCAATTCTGCCATGCAAATATTCAGGAAGGCTCCCTGCACCAAAGGAGAGGAAACGAATTATATTCAAATCACTGCTTCAGAGGCATAAGTTGTGTCTTGGTCTGCCAGAGACCTGGGTTCATTCTTTAGCTGGCTGTGTaactctgctgttgctgcttgtTGACTCGTGCAGAAGTCTTTTATGTGGCATATCTTGTTGTGAGAGGGTTTTCTTTCCTCCACTGTTCAATCAACTCTGACTGCTAATCAGAATATTGCTGGGTAAACAGGActgattaaaattaaaattt containing:
- the DCTD gene encoding deoxycytidylate deaminase, which translates into the protein MSGPQPGQQRNGFSSEASCKKREDYLEWPEYFMAVAFLSAQRSKDPSSQVGACIVNSENKIVGIGYNGMPNGCSDDVLPWTRTGANRLDTKYPYVCHAELNAIMNKNSADVKGCSMYVALFPCNECAKLIIQAGIKEVIFMSDKYHDTTEMTAARRMFDLAGIIYREFKPKCNKIIIDFDSINSRPSQKLL